One genomic region from Streptomyces sp. NBC_00457 encodes:
- a CDS encoding amidase yields the protein MTATEIAAAVRSGTLRAVDVVAESLERIRQAEPELCAFVEVWGEEALRRAGEVDVRVAAGERLPLAGVPIGVKGRRHGLRTAAPLVEAGCVPVGATSVPGPGTPWQTWGLGAYGRTVNPWRSDRTPGGSSAGSAAAVAAGLVPLATGSDGAGSVRIPAAWCGIVGLKTTNTDRTGLTAAGVLARCAEDAAAYWRIMAGEQQPSDSEAPAPTAVWSPDLGFAAPDPDLVAIARTAARHLADTGVVRPVRATLRLEDPAPAWLALRTPGADPAAAHRLRAENDRRLDALFADADVLLTPTTPNPPHGHEGPGDRYSTALTWAFNLSGHPALSLPAGFGADGCPVGLQLVAGRGREALLLGVAREAEGRAGLRARPAPYK from the coding sequence CTGACCGCCACCGAGATCGCCGCCGCCGTACGGTCGGGGACGCTGCGCGCCGTCGATGTCGTAGCGGAGTCGCTGGAGCGGATCCGGCAGGCCGAGCCCGAGCTGTGCGCCTTCGTCGAGGTGTGGGGCGAGGAGGCGCTGCGGCGGGCGGGCGAGGTGGACGTACGGGTCGCCGCGGGCGAGCGGCTGCCGCTGGCCGGGGTGCCGATCGGCGTGAAGGGGCGGCGGCACGGGCTGCGTACGGCGGCTCCGCTGGTCGAGGCCGGGTGCGTCCCCGTGGGTGCCACGTCCGTTCCCGGGCCCGGAACTCCCTGGCAGACCTGGGGACTTGGCGCATACGGCCGTACCGTCAATCCCTGGCGCTCCGACCGCACCCCCGGTGGTTCCTCGGCCGGTTCCGCCGCCGCGGTGGCCGCGGGTCTGGTGCCGCTGGCGACCGGCAGCGACGGGGCGGGGTCGGTGCGTATCCCCGCCGCCTGGTGCGGGATCGTCGGCCTGAAGACGACGAACACCGACCGTACGGGGCTCACGGCAGCCGGGGTGCTGGCGCGGTGTGCGGAGGATGCGGCGGCGTACTGGCGGATCATGGCCGGGGAACAACAACCATCGGACTCCGAAGCACCCGCGCCGACCGCCGTCTGGTCCCCCGACCTCGGCTTCGCGGCCCCCGATCCGGACCTCGTCGCGATCGCCCGCACGGCGGCGCGGCACCTCGCCGACACCGGAGTCGTACGACCCGTCCGAGCCACCCTCCGTCTCGAAGACCCCGCCCCCGCCTGGCTCGCCCTCCGCACCCCCGGCGCCGACCCCGCCGCCGCCCACCGCCTCCGCGCGGAGAACGACCGCCGCCTCGACGCCCTCTTCGCGGACGCGGACGTCTTGCTGACCCCGACCACCCCGAACCCGCCGCACGGCCACGAAGGCCCGGGCGACCGCTACTCCACGGCGCTCACCTGGGCGTTCAACCTCAGCGGCCATCCGGCGCTCAGTCTCCCGGCCGGTTTCGGCGCCGACGGCTGTCCGGTCGGGCTTCAGCTGGTGGCAGGGCGCGGCCGGGAGGCGTTGCTGCTGGGGGTGGCGCGGGAGGCGGAGGGGCGAGCCGGATTGCGGGCGCGGCCGGCACCGTACAAGTGA
- a CDS encoding DUF6668 family protein, translating into MRTDVQLGPEIWLRGPVAVTEPEGPAHPGATARRFSWVGTHGGAGVTTLAGVYGGQDCGRDWPGPDDPRSVLLVARTHATGLTSALHAVEVFRRGEAPQGLDLDAVVLVADAPGRLPRPLARQVKVIESVIDVYRVPWVQSWRLGDLSGTPPRETAALARLTEVRTR; encoded by the coding sequence ATGCGGACGGATGTGCAGCTGGGGCCGGAGATCTGGCTCCGCGGCCCGGTGGCCGTGACGGAGCCGGAGGGTCCCGCGCATCCCGGTGCCACGGCCCGGCGTTTCTCCTGGGTCGGCACGCACGGCGGGGCGGGCGTCACCACGCTGGCCGGCGTCTACGGCGGCCAGGACTGCGGACGTGACTGGCCCGGCCCCGATGATCCGCGGTCGGTGCTGCTCGTCGCCCGCACCCACGCGACCGGCCTGACGTCCGCCCTGCACGCCGTGGAGGTCTTCCGGCGCGGGGAGGCCCCGCAGGGACTCGACCTCGACGCCGTCGTCCTCGTCGCGGACGCCCCCGGCCGGCTGCCGCGCCCGCTCGCCCGGCAGGTCAAGGTGATCGAGTCGGTGATCGACGTGTACCGCGTGCCGTGGGTGCAGAGCTGGCGCCTGGGCGACCTGAGCGGGACGCCGCCGCGCGAGACCGCGGCCCTGGCGAGGCTCACGGAGGTACGGACTCGCTGA
- a CDS encoding tetratricopeptide repeat protein: MSRLSRDKKREQKHAAQPAGPAVAPIDVHVPVAGPGAGTASVGGVPVVPAPGEELQHTVLNHLHRIALATGHPVHATIHDERIGYVVPLQMNGDGSTQFRGEPVRVGVGAVTGSSSGTGTAVGSGTVGESQPMREGVSTGDAARGSAQGVVSPGGVSAGDVPAADAVRDAVPPPPPPGPPAPPRDRSTHVLRAVPESQPQPQAPRDAAPTFRLRTLPESVQDTPPGTVAPPMGEFGPPPAMDAPSPWPSTPDAQPLPSQDAQPLPPPALKDPTPLPSPTSQPLPPHHHKPQPPVDAPSPYTSALDLDPEAKPTPPRGFDAVAEAVLGDDPLAGAHGDEGAQLAEPVGRIGEAVREGRIESAAELAAETVAEASGTLGPEHPEVLRLRELTAYVAYLAGDPVHAFGLSLDLARIRSRAHDAEAAYGNVQSAATAWRAVRDPEQGLLLGRDLIGLWSELTAEDGPAAEDIEQLESARARMDRLAERARTLNS, translated from the coding sequence ATGTCTCGACTCAGCCGCGACAAGAAGCGGGAACAGAAGCACGCCGCTCAGCCGGCGGGCCCCGCGGTGGCCCCCATCGACGTCCACGTCCCCGTGGCGGGGCCGGGCGCGGGCACCGCATCGGTCGGCGGTGTCCCCGTCGTCCCCGCTCCCGGCGAGGAACTCCAGCACACCGTCCTCAACCACCTCCACCGCATCGCCCTCGCCACCGGCCACCCCGTCCACGCCACCATCCACGACGAGCGCATCGGCTACGTCGTCCCGCTCCAGATGAACGGCGACGGCTCCACGCAGTTCAGGGGGGAGCCGGTGCGGGTGGGAGTGGGGGCGGTGACGGGTTCGAGTTCGGGGACGGGGACGGCAGTGGGTTCGGGGACGGTGGGGGAGTCGCAGCCGATGCGGGAGGGCGTATCCACCGGGGACGCCGCGCGAGGGTCGGCGCAGGGGGTCGTATCCCCTGGAGGCGTATCCGCAGGGGACGTGCCCGCAGCGGATGCTGTACGAGACGCCGTACCGCCGCCTCCCCCTCCCGGTCCGCCCGCGCCGCCCCGCGACAGGTCCACGCACGTGCTGCGCGCCGTACCGGAATCGCAGCCGCAGCCGCAGGCGCCCCGCGACGCGGCCCCCACCTTCCGCCTGCGCACCCTGCCGGAGTCGGTGCAGGACACTCCGCCCGGCACGGTCGCACCACCGATGGGCGAATTCGGCCCGCCGCCGGCGATGGACGCGCCCTCGCCCTGGCCCTCAACCCCGGACGCCCAGCCCCTCCCGTCCCAAGACGCCCAGCCCCTCCCGCCCCCAGCCCTCAAGGACCCCACGCCCCTCCCTTCCCCGACCTCCCAACCTCTCCCGCCCCACCACCACAAACCGCAGCCACCCGTCGACGCGCCCTCGCCCTACACCTCCGCCCTCGACCTCGACCCTGAGGCCAAGCCGACCCCGCCCCGCGGGTTCGACGCGGTGGCCGAGGCGGTGCTGGGGGACGACCCGCTGGCCGGGGCGCATGGGGACGAGGGGGCTCAACTCGCGGAGCCGGTCGGGCGGATCGGGGAGGCGGTCAGGGAGGGGCGGATCGAGTCGGCCGCGGAGTTGGCGGCGGAGACGGTGGCGGAGGCGTCGGGGACGCTGGGGCCGGAGCACCCGGAAGTGCTGCGGCTGCGTGAACTCACTGCCTACGTCGCCTACTTGGCGGGCGACCCGGTTCATGCCTTCGGCCTCTCCCTCGACCTGGCCAGGATCCGCAGCCGGGCCCACGACGCGGAGGCCGCGTACGGCAATGTGCAGAGCGCGGCGACCGCCTGGCGGGCGGTACGCGACCCGGAGCAGGGCCTGCTGCTGGGCCGGGACCTGATCGGCCTGTGGAGCGAGCTCACGGCGGAGGACGGTCCCGCAGCCGAGGACATCGAGCAACTCGAGTCGGCCCGGGCGCGGATGGACCGTCTGGCCGAGCGCGCCCGGACCCTGAACTCCTGA
- a CDS encoding M28 family metallopeptidase gives MKLSVPGRVTATAVVAAASLLVGGSIAGAAPAPAVAAAPDIPVAGVKAHLAQLQSIATANGGNRAHGRAGYKASLDYVKAKLDAAGYTTAVQQFTSSGRTGYNLIADWPGGDTNQVVMAGSHLDSVTSGAGINDNGSGSAAVLETALAVSRANHQPTKHLRFAWWGAEELGLVGSRHYVNNLSSANRAKISGYLNFDMIGSPNAGYFVYDDDPAIEKTFKDYFTGLGVPTEIETEGDGRSDHAPFKSAGVPVGGLFTGASRAKTAAQAAKWGGTSGQAFDRCYHSSCDTTSNINDTALDRNSDAIAHAVWELSS, from the coding sequence ATGAAGCTCTCGGTTCCCGGACGCGTCACGGCCACCGCCGTCGTCGCGGCCGCATCCCTCCTGGTCGGCGGATCCATAGCCGGGGCGGCCCCCGCACCCGCGGTGGCCGCCGCCCCCGACATCCCCGTGGCCGGCGTCAAGGCGCACCTCGCCCAGCTCCAGTCCATCGCCACCGCCAACGGCGGCAACCGGGCGCACGGCCGGGCCGGTTACAAGGCCTCGCTCGACTATGTGAAGGCCAAGCTGGACGCCGCCGGTTACACCACGGCCGTCCAGCAGTTCACGTCCTCCGGCCGCACCGGCTACAACCTGATCGCGGACTGGCCGGGCGGCGACACCAACCAGGTCGTCATGGCCGGCTCGCACCTCGACAGCGTCACCTCAGGGGCCGGCATCAACGACAACGGATCGGGCTCGGCGGCGGTCCTGGAGACCGCGCTGGCCGTGTCCCGCGCGAACCACCAGCCCACAAAGCATCTGCGGTTCGCCTGGTGGGGCGCGGAGGAACTGGGCCTCGTCGGTTCCCGGCACTACGTCAACAACCTGTCCTCGGCGAACCGGGCGAAGATCAGCGGCTACCTCAACTTCGACATGATCGGCTCGCCCAACGCCGGCTACTTCGTCTACGACGACGATCCGGCGATCGAGAAGACCTTCAAGGACTACTTCACCGGCCTCGGCGTCCCCACGGAGATAGAGACCGAGGGCGACGGACGCTCCGACCACGCGCCGTTCAAGAGCGCGGGCGTGCCGGTGGGCGGGCTGTTCACCGGCGCGAGCCGAGCCAAGACGGCGGCGCAGGCGGCCAAGTGGGGCGGTACGTCGGGGCAGGCGTTCGACCGCTGCTACCACTCGTCCTGCGACACGACGTCCAACATCAACGACACCGCGCTGGACCGGAACAGCGACGCCATCGCGCACGCCGTGTGGGAGCTGTCCTCTTAG
- a CDS encoding winged helix-turn-helix transcriptional regulator: MEEGTSKSPSNCESTMDYGDADPFQWDTREGCEVRQILDRVADKWSLLVIALLENRRLRFTELRREIDGVSQRMLTVTLRQLERDGLVKRTVHPVVPPRVEYELTPLGGTLHATIRSLVAWTEQHQQEIAAARAAYDRREAAAVQDSR, from the coding sequence ATGGAAGAAGGCACTTCAAAGTCACCGAGTAACTGCGAGAGCACCATGGACTACGGCGACGCCGACCCCTTCCAGTGGGACACCCGGGAGGGCTGCGAGGTTCGGCAGATCCTCGACCGCGTCGCCGACAAGTGGTCGCTGCTCGTCATCGCCCTGCTGGAGAACCGGCGGCTGCGCTTCACCGAGCTGCGCCGCGAGATCGACGGCGTCAGCCAGCGCATGCTGACCGTGACCCTGCGCCAGCTGGAGCGGGACGGGCTGGTGAAGCGGACGGTGCATCCGGTCGTCCCGCCACGGGTGGAGTACGAACTCACTCCGCTGGGCGGAACGCTGCACGCCACCATCCGGTCGCTGGTGGCGTGGACGGAACAGCATCAACAGGAGATCGCGGCGGCGCGGGCGGCGTACGACCGGCGCGAGGCCGCGGCCGTTCAGGACAGCCGCTGA
- a CDS encoding VOC family protein encodes MTESTPTPVHWKLVIDCANPQSQADFWAAALHYKVEDNNAFIERLLELGVLPREATVEFHARLAFRDLVGVRHPDDPYDEDNGAGLGRRLLFQRVPEAKSVKNRLHLDLHPGKGRRAEEVERLRELGASVQREVKEPGGEWAVMTDPEGNEFCVQ; translated from the coding sequence ATGACTGAGAGCACTCCCACACCCGTCCACTGGAAGCTCGTCATCGACTGCGCCAACCCGCAGTCCCAGGCCGACTTCTGGGCCGCCGCGCTCCACTACAAGGTCGAGGACAACAACGCCTTCATCGAACGCCTCCTCGAACTCGGCGTCCTGCCGCGCGAGGCGACCGTCGAGTTCCACGCCCGGCTCGCCTTCCGGGACCTGGTCGGCGTACGGCATCCGGACGATCCGTACGACGAGGACAACGGCGCCGGACTGGGGCGCCGGCTGCTGTTCCAGCGCGTACCCGAGGCCAAGTCCGTCAAGAACCGGCTCCACCTCGATCTGCACCCCGGCAAGGGGCGGCGCGCGGAGGAGGTCGAGCGGCTGCGGGAGCTGGGCGCGAGCGTGCAGCGGGAGGTGAAGGAGCCCGGCGGGGAGTGGGCCGTGATGACCGATCCCGAGGGGAACGAGTTCTGCGTGCAGTGA